The sequence below is a genomic window from Lelliottia sp. JS-SCA-14.
CCACTACACGCGCAGTGGCAACGATCTGATCGTCAGCCTGCACTCCGGCGAAGTCATTACCCTGAAAAACTTTTACCACGGCGACGCGCAGGGCGAGAGCCAGCTGGTGCTGCAGGAAGGCAACGGCGCGCTGTGGTGGATTGAAGACCCAACCGCCGCAGAGCACTACGAGGCGATTGCCTCAACGGATGTGCTGATGGGCTCCTCCGGCGATGGCGGCGGCGCGGCCATCTGGCCGTGGGTGCTGGGCGGTGTTGCCGTCGCAGGCGGGATCGCCCTTGCCGCGGGTGGCGGTGGCGGCGGAGGCGGTGGTGGTGGCGATGACGACAACCCGACCAACCCTGGCAATCCGGGGAACCCGACTGACCCGGACACTACGCCGCCGAACGCACCGACCAATCTGCAGTTCTCCGGGGATGGGACCTCGGTCTCAGGGACCGCAGAGCCTGGCAGCACTATCACCCTGAAAGATGCCAACGGCAATCTGGTCGGCACCGGGAAAACCGGCAGCGACGGGAAATTCACCATTGAACTCGGCACCCCGCTGACCAACGGCGAGCAGATTTCTGCCACCGCCACCGACTCCTCCGGCAACGTCAGCAAAGAGGGTCACGTCACCGCGCCGGATCTGGTCACGCCGGATGCACCGGACATTTTGATCGTTAACGACGATGTCGGGAGCGAAACGGGCCCGCTGTCCAACGGCCAGCGCACGGATGACGCGCGCCCGACCCTGAGCGGGATCGGCGAAGCGGGCACCACCATCACCATCTTCGATAACGGCACCAAAATCGGCACCACAACCGTCGACGCCAAGGGCAACTGGAGTTTTACCCCGCCGAATGCGCTGTCCAACGGCAGCCATACCCTGACCTCTACCGCCACCGATGCGGCGGGACACACCAGCGCGCCGTCTGCCGGGATCACCATTGTGGTCGATACGGTGGCGCCAACGGCACCGGTGATTTCCAGTGTCACCGATGACGTCGACCCGGTCACCGGGCCGCTCAACAACGGCGGCAGCACCAACGATCAGCGCCCGCTGCTCACCGGCACCGCCGAAGCCAATTCCACGGTGACGATCTACGATAACGGTATCGCAATCGGCACCGTCACCGCCGCCGCGAACGGCAGCTGGACCTTTACCCCGTCCGTCAATCTGAGCGAAGGCAGCCATGTGCTGACGGTTCGCGCCACCGACGTGGCCGGGAATACCAGCCCCGCCTCGCCGGGCTTTACTATCACGGTCGATATCACCGCTCCCGCCGCACCGTCGGCGTTTGTGGTGAACGATGAAGTCGGCTCGATCCGCGGCGCGGTTTCCGCCGGCCAAACCACCGACGCCAGCCAGCCACGCCTCACGGGCCGCGGCGATCCGGGCAGTACGATTATTATTTACGATAACGGCGTGGAAGTCGGGAGAGTGACCGTCGGCCCGAACGGCCTGTGGGCCGTAGCGCCGAATGGCCCGCTGTCGGAAGGCCCGCACTCGGTCACGGTGCGTGAAATTGACGCCGCCGGAAACCCGAGCGGCCTGTCGCAGGCCATCAACTTTATCGTCGACACTGTCGCACCGACCCAGCCGGTGATCGCCTTAAACCCTGCCGGGAATCAGGTGACCGGCACCGCCGAACCGAACAGCACCATTACCATCACCAACGGCACCGGTCAGAGCTGGACGGGCACGACAGATGGCAGCGGTAACTTCACTATTCCGCTCAACCCTGCGCAGACCAACGGCCAGACCATTTCCGTCATCGCCTCTGACGCCGCCGGGAACGACAGTATTCCGGCCAACGTCGTCGCCACCGACACCATCGCCCCGAACCCACCGGCCGATCTCACCGTCGCCGGTAACGGCGCCAGCGTCAGCGGCACCGCCGAAGCCAACAGCACCGTCACGGTCAAAGATCCGGGCGGCAATGTCATTGGCACCGGCACCACCGACGGGACCGGCCATTTCACCGTGCCTGTCGCTCCGCCGCAAACCAATGGCGAAGTGCTGGAAGTGATCGCCAAAGACCCCGCAGGCAATGCGAGTCAGCCGGGTCATGCCGATGCACCGGACACCACCGATCCGCTGGCACCGGATAATCTGGCTGTCTCTGACGATGGCACCACCGTCACCGGCACCGCCGAGCCGGGCAGTACCGTCAGCATCAAAGGCCCGGATGGCACCGAGCTGGGTCACGCCACGGCGGGCGATAACGGCGACTTTACCGTCACTATCAACCCGCCGCAGCTCAATGGCGAAACACTGACCGCCGACGCGACGGATCATGCGGGCAACACCGGGCCAACCGCCTCGGTGGATGCCCCGGATATCACCCCGGCGCAAACCCCGGTGATCACGTCGGTGTATGACGACGTAGCCAACGGCATCGGTGATGTCGCGAACAATGGCCTGACCAACGACGCGACGCCAACCATTCGCGGCACCGGGGAGCCGGGCACCACGCTCTATCTCTTCAGCGGCAGCAATCAGATCGGTACCCTGACCATCCCACCGAGCGGCATCTGGGAGTACACCCCATCGGTGCACCTGCGCGAGGGCGGGCACGTCCTGACCGCCACCGCCATTGACGCCGCCGGGAACGCCAGCGGCACCTCGAACAGCTGGAGTATTACCGTCGACAGCGCGGCCCCTGCGGCACCGGTCATTACCTCCGTGGTTGACGATGTCCCAGGCAGAACCGGTCCGCTCGATACCGGCGAAATCACCAACGACGCTCGTCCAACCCTCAACGGCACGGGCGAACCTGGGGCGACCATCAGCGTGCGTCTGGACGGCGTGCAGATCGGTACCGCCGTGGTCAGCGATGGCGGTTCATGGACCTTTACCCCGACGCAGGCGCTCCCGGAAGGCGGCCCGCATACGCTCACCGCCGTGGCGATAGATCAGGCCGGGAACGTCGGTTCCCTTTCGAATGGATTTGAGATCATCGTCGACACCACGCCGCCACCGGCTCCGTCGATCGCGACGGTCACCGACAACACCGGGAGCGTCACCGGCCCGGTCACCAGCGGCACCCCGACGGATGAAACCCGTCCGGTGCTGACGGGCAACGCTCCGCCGAATACGATTATCACCGTGTATGACGGCACCACCCTGCTCGGCACCGCCACCCTCAACGGCAGCGGCGGCTGGAGCTTTACCCCACTCACCCCGCTCACCAACGGCACCCACTCCCTGACGGTGGTCGCGACCGATTCCGCAGGCAATTCCACGTCCTCACCGCCATTTAGCCTGGTGGTGGATACCGTCGCCCCGGCGACGCCAGACTCCCCGGACGTGACCGTCAACCCGGACGGCCAGCCAACGGCGCTGAATCCTGGCGAAGCGACGCGCGACACCACGCCGACCTTAAGCGGCACCGGCACGCCGGGCGATACGGTGACCATCTACATTGACGGCGTTAAACAGCCTGATGTGATCACTGTTCAGCCGAACGGCACATGGACCTGGACGCCGACTCAGGCGCTGCCAAACGGCTCTTACGATGTCGCCCTGACCGTGACCAACAAAGACGGCGCGGGCAACGAAAGTGCGCCATCTCAGCCGGTGACCATCATCATTGATACCGATCCGCCAGCGACCCCGACCGCACCGGTGGTGACCGATAACGTCAGCCAAATCACCGGCCCGGTTGCGGATAACACCAGCACCAACGATTCACGTCCGGTGCTGAGCGGCACCGGTACCGCCAACGACGTGATCATTATTTATGACAGCGTGGGCGGCGCGGCGAAAATCGAAGTGGGCCGCGTCACCGTCGGCGCGGACGGCAACTGGAGCTGGCGGCCAGACACGGCGCTGACCCAAACCACCCACGCCTTCACCACCACCGCCACCGACGAAGCGGGGAACGTGTCGGGCACATCGCCGGTGATTACGGTGACGGTGGATACCACACCGCCGGTCACGCCTGAAATCACCGCAGGTACCGTCGCTAATGGCGGCTCGACGTCAGACGCCACCCCGACCATCAGCGGGACCGGCACCAGCGGCGATACGGTGATTATCTATAACAACGGGGTCGAAGTGGCTCGCGTGCCTGTCACCGGCGGTAACTGGACCTGGACCAGCCCGTCCGTCTCAGACGGCGCGCTGAAACTGACCGTCTCCTCCGTCGATGCAGCGGGTAACGTCAGCGGCACCAGCCCTATTTACACCATCACGGTGGATACCGTCGCGCCGACCACGCCGCAGATTGATAGCATCTCCAGCAGCACACTGGCGAACGGCACGCTCTACACCAACGACAGCACACCGACCATCAGCGGCAAAACCGAAGTTGGCAGCACCATCACCGTGCGGATCGACGGCGGCGCGCCGCAGCAGGCCACCGTGGATGCCAACGGTAACTGGACGCTGACCCTGCCGAACGGCTCAGCGCTGACGGATGCCCCTCATACCATTATCGTCACCGCCACCGACGCCGCTGGAAACGCCACGCCGAGCGCGCCGGTGACCGTGACGGTTGATACGAATGCCCCAAATGCACCAGTGGTCACCAGTCTGGCTGTCGAAGGGACGCCGCTGACAGGCACCGCAGAACCGGGCTCTACGGTGATCGTCAAAGGGCCAAATAACGTTGAACTGGGTCGGGGCGTCACCGATGGCTCGGGCAATTACTCCATTGCCCTTTCTCCGGCGCAAAACAACGAAACCACCCTGACCGTCACGGCGACAGACGCCGCAGGCAACGTCAGCGGCCCGACAGACTATCAGGTCACCGACACGCCGAATCTGCCGGATGTTCCGGCGATCACCTCCATCGTCGATGACAATGGTCTCAGCGGTGACGTTGAGGTGAAAGGCGCAAGCTCCAACGACACCACGCCGATCCTCAGCGGGACCGCCGTGGCGAACAGTATTGTGACCATCTATCTCGATGGCAGCCTGGTGCCCTGGGCGGTCGTCACCGCTGGCCCAACCGGAGCCTGGACAGCCAGCTCGCTGGTCCCGCTCGGCGAAGGCCCGCACAGCTTTGCTGCCACCGCCACCGTGGGCGCTGAGACCAGCGGCCTCTCTCCTGCCGCCACCGTCACCATCGATCTGACCGCACCGAACGCACCAATCCTCGGCGCAGTCACCGATGACGTCGGCCCTGGCACCGGGCCGCTGACCAACGGACAAATCACCAACGACAGCCGCCCAACCCTGAGCGGCACCGCCACGGCGGGCGATACCATTACCATCTACAACAATGGCACCGCCATTGGCACTGTGGTGGTGGGTTCCACCGGCACCTGGAGCTTTACCCCAGGGGGGGCGCTGGGGGAAGGCAACCACGCCCTGACCATTTCCGCCACCGATCCGGCGGGGAATGAAAGCCCGCAATCTCCGCCGTTCAATATCGTGGTCGATACGGTCTCCACCACGCCGGTGATTGTCGGCGCGGACGATAACGTCGGCACCGTGACCGGGAACGTCCCGTCCGGCGGCACCACCAACGACAGCACGCCGACGCTTTCGGGCACGGCGGAAGCCAACAGCAGCATCGCGATTTTCGAAGGCAGCACCCAGATTGGCACCGCCACCGCCAACGGTTCGGGGAGCTGGAGCTTTACCCCGACCACGCCGCTGGGCGAAGGCAGCCACACCTTTACGGTGATCGCGACCGATCCTCAGGGCAACGTCAGCACCAGCTCGAACAGCTACACCGTGATCGTCGATCTCACCCCGCCAGCGGTACCGGTGCTCACCTCCGTTGCCGATGACGTGCAGGGCGGCGCGGTCGGCAATCTGACCTCGGGGCAGCTCACCAACGATGCCACGCCAACCCTCACCGGGACCGGCGTCACGGGCAGCACCATTCACATCCTGAATAATGGTACTGAGATCGGCACCGCAGTGGTCGTGGGCGGGGCCTGGACCTTTACACCGCCGACCGGACTGGCCGACGGCGTGTACAACATCAGGATCAACGCCACCGATCCGGCGGGTAATATCTCGGCGAACTCCCCGGTCTTCTCCTTCACCGTGGATACCACGCCGCCTGCGGCACCGGCTCTCACCTCGGTGCAGGACGACGTCGGCCCGGTCACCGGAAATATCACCGACGGCGGCAGCACCAACGACAGCCGGCCAACCTTTAACGGCACCGGCGAGATCGGGGCGACGGTCACTCTGCTCAGCGACGGACAACCCTTCGGTACCGCGGTGGTGAACTCCCAGGGGAACTGGACTTTCACGCCAACGGCACCGCTGGCCGACGGGGCGCACACCATCACCATCAGCACCACCGACGTGGCGGGCAATACCTCCATCACCAATACCACCTTCACCCTGACGGTCGATACCCAGCCGCCAGCCGCACCGCTGATTATTAACGCCACGGATGACGTCGGCGCTATTCTCGATCCGGTGTTAAACGGCAAAACCACCGACGATACCCGACCGCAGCTGAACGGTTCGGCGGAGGCCAACGCCACCATCATCATCTATGAAAATGGCGTCCAGGTCGGCACGGTGCAGGCCAACGGCTCGGGCGCATGGAGCTTCACCCCGCCGAGCGCCCTGAGCAACGGCAGCCACACCTGGACCGCCACCGCGACCGACGCGGCGGGCAACGTCAGCGTGGCGTCGCCGGGCTTCACGGTGATCGTGGATACCATCGCACCGCTGGCTCCAGCCATCACCCAGGCGATTGACGATGTCGGCACCGTCACCGGCCCGCTCGGCAGCGGCCAGACCACAGATGACACCCTGCCGCGCCTGATCGGGACCAGCGAACCGAACGCGACCATCAATATCTATGAGGGCAACACGCTCCTCGGTACCACCACGGCGGATGCCAGCGGGAACTGGGCGGTGACGATCACCACCGCGCTCACGGCAGGACCGCATAACCTTGTCGCGCAGGCCACCGATGCTGCGGGGAATAACAGCGATCCGTCCCCGAGCTTTAGTCTGACTATCGACCTGACGCCGCCAACCATTCCGGTGCTGCTGACGGTGGTGGATGACGTCGGCACCGTGACCAACCTGACCAGCGGCCAGCTCACCAACGACGCCCAGCCAACCCTCTCGGGCACGGCGGAAGCGGGCTCGACGGTGAAAATCTACGATAACGGCGTGCTGATTGGCTCCGTCACTGCCACCGGCGGCGCGTGGTCCTTCACACCGACCCCGGCGCTGAGCGACGGGCTGCATCCCCTGACCATCACCGCCACCGACGCCGCCGGGAACGCCAGCGGTCCGACAACGGCCTTCGTGGTTAACGTGGACGCCACCGCGCCAATTGCCCCGGTGATTTCGTCGGTGGTCGATGATGTCGGCACCATCACCGGACCGGTGATCAACGGCAATCCGACCAACGATACGACGCCGACGCTGAACGGCACCGCCGAGGCCAACACGACGGTGCGCATTTACGACAACGGCGTGCTCATCGGCACCGTGACCGCCGATGGTAACGGCGTCTGGACGCTGCCGCAGGCCACCATCTCGTTGACCAACGGACAGCACAACTTCACCGCCACTGCGACGGACGCGGCGGGCAACACCAGCGCACCGTCGTCCATCACCTCCATCGTGCTGGATACCGTCGCACCGGGTGTGCCGGGCACGCTGGCCGTCATCAGCAACGGGACACACGTCACCGGTCTGGCGGAAGCGGGCAGTACCGTCACCATCACCAGCAGCACCGGGACCGTACTGGGCACGGCGACAGCGGACGGCAGCGGCGCGTTCAACGTCACTATTTCACCGGCGCAGACCAACGGCGAAACCCTGCTCGCCTTTGCGACTGATAAAGCCGGTAACGCGGGCGCAACGAGCAACGTCATCGCGCCATTCACTAACCTGCCGAATGCGCCGCTGATCACTACCGTCAACGACAACGTCGGGACCATCACCGGCAATCTGACCAACGGCAAATCTACCGATGACACCACGCCAACCCTGAGCGGGACGGCGCAGCCGAACTCCACCATTACGCTGTACAACAACGGCGTGGCGATGGGCACGGCGACCACGGATGTCAACGGTAACTGGACCTTTACCACGCCGGTGCTGGGCGAAGGCTCCCACGCCTTTACCGCCACCGCCACCAACGTCATCGGCGGCACCGGGCCGGTCTCGCTGCCGACGACGGTCATCGTCGACACCATCGCCCCGAACGCGCCGAACGGCACCTTCAACGCCGACGGCAGCGTGCTGACGGGCACCGCCGAAGCGGGCAGCACCGTCACCATTCGTCTGGCGGATGGTTCAACGGTCACCACCACGGCGAATGCCGGAGGCACCTACAGCTACAGCTTCCTCAATAAACAGACGGAAGGTCAGACCCTGCAAATCACCGCCACCGATGCGGCGGGCAACACCTCGACGCCGGGCTCGGCACTGGCCCCTGTGGTGCCGCTGTCGGCCAGTTCGAACGTGGAGGAGCTGGCACTCGGCACCACGGCGACGGTGACGAACGCTCAGTACAGCGACTACGGCTCCCTGCTGGTCGGCGCGCTGGGCAACGTCCTGACGCTGCTGGGCAACGACACGGCGCAGGTCGGCTTTACGGTCAGTGCGGGCGGAAGTGCGGATATTTCGATCAACGCTAACGCCACGGGCGTGGTGCTTTCTCTGCTCAATACCCTGGAAGTGGTGGTGCAGCGCTGGGATGCGGTCAACGGCACCTGGACCACGGTGGTGGACACCGGTCTGCCGCAGTTTGCCAACCTGCTGACCCTCGGGGCGAGCGGCGTGACGCTCAACATGACCGGGCTGGCGGACGGGCAATACCGCGTGCTCAGCTACAACACCAACCTGCTGGCAACCGGGTCCTACACCAGCCTCGACGTGGATGTCACCCAGACCAGCGCCGGGACGGTGACGGGCGTCACCACCCAATCCGGAAACGTGATTTATGACGTTGACCCGACCACCGGCAGCGACAACGCCCCGGCGGGCACCCGCATCACGGCAGTCACCGATGCGCAGGGCCACACGGTGAACGTGACCGCAGACGGAACGGTGATCCAGGGTCAGTACGGCACCCTGACCATCAACCTCGACGGGAGCTACACCTACACCCTGACCAACACCAGCGCCGCCGTTCTGGGGCGGACCGAAAGCTTCACCTACACCATCGGCCATAACGGGGCCAGCGCCTCGGCGCAGCTGGTGATCTCGCTCGGCGCGAACACCGTCACCAACAGCGTCACGGCGGTGGACGATACGGCGAGCTTCACCTTCGACACCAGCGTGCACGCCATTAACAACGGCACCTCGTCCCAGGGTGGCTTTACCGTTGTCGGCGTGAATCTCGGCAACACGCTGGGGCTGAACCTCCTCGACGATCTGAGCAATCCGATCATCTATAACGTGGCGGAAGGCACCACCCGCACCATGACCATCCAGGCCTCCGTGGGCGGCGTGGCGCTGGCCTCGGTGTTCGACCTGTACGTCTATAAATTCAACGAGGCGACGCAAACCTTCGAGCAGATGCGCGTCCAGCCAGGCTGGCTGCGTGCGCCGCTGCTGGGCGGAACGTCAGCCACTCTGACGCTCAACCTGCCGGCGGGTGAGTACCTGTTCCTGCTGAACACCGCGGCGGGGATCACGGCCCTGACGGCCTACACCCTCAACGTGCTGGAAGACCATGTCTACACCGTCTCAAGCGTCGGCGGCAGCACCACCGGCGATGTGCTGGCGGATGATATCGCCCCGGCTGGCACCCACGTCACCTCGGTGAACGGTGTGACGGTCAATGGCACCGGCGTCACCACTATTCAGGGGGAATATGGCACCCTGACCATCAATGCGGACGGGAAATATACCTACACCCTGAACAGCGGTGTCGGGGCCGATCACATCAAAACGCCGGATACCTTCGTCTACACCGTGACCGCGCCAAACGGCGATAAAGACACGGCGTCGCTGAACATCACCCCGACGGCGCGGGCGATGGATGCGGTCAACGACGTCAGTGCGGTGATGGACGTGACCTCGGTTCACCACACCTCGGCATACTCGGACACCACCGTCGGAAGTGCCAGCTGGCAGGCGGCGCTGCTGGCTTCCACCCAGGGCAGCGGCAGCGGCACCTTTGTGGTCGACCCGAACACGGCGCTGCATAACGTGGTTCTGCACTTCAACGTCGCGTCGCTGCTCTCTCTCGGCGGGCTGACGGTGGACTGGGTGCTGTCGAACGGCTCGACCACCATCCGCAGCGGTTCGTTCAACGGGGGATTACTGCTGGGCGGCACCGCGACGGTGAACCTCAGCGGGCTGGATCTGGATGCGGGCACCTACACCCTCTCCTATACCGGGAAAATGGGCGCGCTGGCGGCGGGGCAAATCACCATCACCCCGGACGTGGTGGGGACCACTTACTCCCTCACCCAGTTCGATTCCACCAGCGGCCACACCGTCAACGGCAACATCTTTGACGGGACGGATTCGCAGGGGGCGATGGATCAGCTGCACTCGGTCGATACCCGTCTGAGCATCACCGGCTACAACGGCGTGACCACCACCCTTGACCCGTACACCACCAGCGCCGCTAACGTCACCATTCAGGGGCATTACGGCACGCTCTCCATCGGTGCGGACGGGCATTACACCTACACCATGAACACCGGGGTGTCGCTCTCGAGCATCACCTCGAAGGAGGTCTTCAACTACACCCTGACCGATGCGGCAGGCAAAACCGACAGCGCCTCGCTCACCATCAACATGGCCCCGCAGTTCATCAGTTCGGAGCATAACGATGTGATCAACGGGACGGCTTACGGCGATACCCTGATTTATCAGGTGCTGAACAACACCGTGGGTAACGCCACGGCGGGCAACAGCACCGGGGATCACTGGACCAACTTCTCCATCAGCCAGGGGGACAAAATCGATATCGGCGATCTGCTGGTGGGCTGGAACGGACAGGCATCGACGCTCGGGAACTACGTGCATGTCACCACCAGCGGTAACAACACTGTGATCTCCATCGACCGTGACGGGACAGGGACCACCTACACTAATACCACGCTGGTCACTTTGGACAACGTGCAGAGCAGCTACGACGAACTGGTTAATCAGCACCACAACATCATCACCTGATAGCACAACACAACTGACCCGGGCGTTCAGCGCCCGGGCATGAAGCGGTACTCTTTTATTAGGGATATGACATGGGAATGAAGATGCCTTACTGGTGGCTCTCGTGCTGCCTGATATCTGTGCCCGCGCTCGCTGCCAATCCTGCGGGGGTGATCAACACCGGCTTCCTGAGTGAAGAACAGGAGTTGCCGTCGCTGAATGGCCGCGTCGCGCCGGTTGCCGGTAACGCCGCACCCGGCACGCTCAAGCTGGGGGACGCCGTGAACCGCGCCGTCAGCTGGCATCCGACCATCAGCGAAGCGGTCGGGAAACTCTACGAACAATCGGAACAAGTCGACGTCGCCAAATCGAAATACTATCCGCAGGTCAACGCGGGCATGGACGGCGGCTATAGCCACGACGGCAGCAACAACGGCTTTACCCCTTCATTAGTACTTTCTCTCTCTCAGATGCTCTACGACTTTGGCAAAGTCGCCAGCCAGGTACGCGCCGAAAACGCAGGCGTGGCCCAGCAGCAGGCCAATGTGCTGGTGAGTATTGATACCATCGGCCACGACACGGCGCTGGCGATGGTGCAGGTGCAAACCTGGCAGCAGATGGTGGAAACCGCCAAAGAGCAGCTGGATGCGCTGTCGTCTATCGGCAACCTCGCCCGCCAGCGTAACGACGAAGGGGCGAGTTCCCTGTCGGACGTGGTGCAGACCGACGCCCGTATCGAAGGCGCTCGCGCCCAGCTCATGCAGTACCAGGCAAGCCTCGACAGCTCTCGCGCCACGCTGATGAGCTTTCTCGGCTGGAACAATCTGAACACCATCAGCAACGACTTTCCCGATAACCTGAAACGCAGCTGCGATGTCGCCGAACCGGACGATCGGCTGGTGCCTGCGGTGCTCTCCGCGTGGGCGCAGGCCAACGTCGCGCAGGCCAATCTCGACTACGCCAACGCCCAGATGACGCCGACCGTCTCGCTCGAACCGGAAGTGCGCCACTATCTCAACGACCGCTACGCGGGCAGTGAGTCGCTGGATCGCACCCAGTATTCCGCCTGGGTGAAAGTGCAGATGCCGCTCTACCAGGGCGGCGGTCTCACCGCCCGGCGCAACGCCGCCGGACACGCCGTCGAAGCCGCGCAATCCACCATTCAGCGCACGCGCCTCGACGTGCGTCAGAAATTACTCGAATCGCGCAGCCAGGTGATGAGCCTGCTGAGCACCCTGCAAATCCAGGGCCGCCAGGAAGCCCTCAGCGTTCGCACCCGCGAACTCTATCAGCAGCAATATCTCGATCTCGGCTCACGCCCGCTGCTCGACGTGCTGAACGCCGAGCAGGAGGTCTATCAGGCGCGTTTCACCCAGCAGCAAACCGTCGGGCAACTGCACCAGCTGCAGCTGAGCTGCCTGTATAACACCGGCCTTTTGCGTCATTCGTTCGATCTTGAGAACCGCACCATTCAGACTGTGGAGATCCAGCCATGAAGCAATCCGATAAACCGCTGGGCGAAAGCATTCCTGAAGAGACGCTGGAGCACTGGGCGCAGGCCTTTGGCTATGTCGCCACCCGCTACCGCGTGGCCTGCTCTCCTGGCGCACTGGTCGCCAGCGCGCCGTGGCTGAAGGGCAAACCGATGGTCCCGGCGCTGACCCAGCTGGCGCGCGAAGCGGGGCTCTCCTTTCAGCTTCTGACCGCCACGGAGCAGTCCATCAACAGCTGGAAACTGCCGGTGGTGGTTGAGCTCAACGAAGGTAAAATCGGCGTCATCGAGCACTTCGACGGCGACGATACCCTCGATATCAACTTCATCGACACCTCGCCGCACAACAACCGCGTGTCGATGACTGCCCTTCTGCCAGCGATTCGCCACGTGGTCGCCCTGCGCCCGCTGGCGGCGCTGAAAGACAGCCGCGTCGACGCCTATATTTCCAAATACCGCCCGGACTGGCTCTACCGCCTTGTGATGCGCGACATGCGCCCCTACACCTGGGTGATGCTGGCGGCGCTGTTCATCAACGTGCTGTCGCTCTCCGGGATCGTCTTTTC
It includes:
- a CDS encoding TolC family outer membrane protein, with the protein product MGMKMPYWWLSCCLISVPALAANPAGVINTGFLSEEQELPSLNGRVAPVAGNAAPGTLKLGDAVNRAVSWHPTISEAVGKLYEQSEQVDVAKSKYYPQVNAGMDGGYSHDGSNNGFTPSLVLSLSQMLYDFGKVASQVRAENAGVAQQQANVLVSIDTIGHDTALAMVQVQTWQQMVETAKEQLDALSSIGNLARQRNDEGASSLSDVVQTDARIEGARAQLMQYQASLDSSRATLMSFLGWNNLNTISNDFPDNLKRSCDVAEPDDRLVPAVLSAWAQANVAQANLDYANAQMTPTVSLEPEVRHYLNDRYAGSESLDRTQYSAWVKVQMPLYQGGGLTARRNAAGHAVEAAQSTIQRTRLDVRQKLLESRSQVMSLLSTLQIQGRQEALSVRTRELYQQQYLDLGSRPLLDVLNAEQEVYQARFTQQQTVGQLHQLQLSCLYNTGLLRHSFDLENRTIQTVEIQP